One stretch of Scophthalmus maximus strain ysfricsl-2021 chromosome 12, ASM2237912v1, whole genome shotgun sequence DNA includes these proteins:
- the LOC118290498 gene encoding solute carrier family 12 member 6-like isoform X1, with translation MASVRFTVTPTKAEDLPGLSDTSPDISSRSGARVRFGSRESVNRSDPLSDASGGAGTETPDHSSVEQGDGNSKISSVYINNSHCLDDDDFYDKNLALFEEEMDTRPKVSSLLSRLANYTNLTQGAKEHEEAESIGEKKKAGKSPHMGTFMGVYLPCLQNIFGVILFLRLTWVVGNAGVLQALCIVFICCCCTLLTAISMSAIATNGVVPAGGSYFMISRSLGPEFGGAVGLCFYLGTTFAGAMYILGAIEILLMYMAPNAAIFESKSPEGEGAAMLNNMRVYGSICLLLMSLLVFVGVKYVNKLASIFLACVIVSIVSIYVGALVSAFKPPQFPVCMLGNRTINGHEIDDSQCAKTILLPIHEPVERDDFNFTTISVENSTAGPTFDPSPAPSLVEKTTYLWKQFCQSPELNSSCDQYFTSNNFSEIEGIPGLASGIISENVWSSYLSKGDVVEKSSLSSSHLAPPASTHQPYVFTDIATSFTLLVGIFFPSVTGIMAGSNRSGDLKDAQRSIPIGTILAILTTSIVYLSSVVLFGACIEGVVLRDKFGDSVKGNLVVGTLAWPSPWVIVIGSFFSTCGAGLQSLTGAPRLLQAIAKDNIIPFLRVFGHGKANGEPTWALLLTTLIAELGILIASLDLVAPILTMFFLMCYLFVNLACALQTLLRSPNWRPRFSYYHWTLSFLGMTICLALMFISSWYYAIVAMVIAGMIYKYIEYHGAEKEWGDGIRGLSLSAARFALLRLEEGPPHTKNWRPQLLVLLKLDEDAHVKSPRLLTFASQLKAGKGLTIVGTVVSGNFLQSYGEALAAEQTLKHLMDKERVKGFCQCIVAQKPREGISHMIQSSGLGGMRPNTVVMGWPHAWRQSEDPQSWKTFINTVRVTTAGHLALLVPKNISLFPSNSEPCSEGYIDVWWIVHDGGMLMLLPFLLRQHKVWRKCGMRIFTVAQMEDNSIQMKKDLATFLYHLRIEAEVEVVEMHDSDISAYTYERTLMMEQRSQMLRQMRLSKSDRDKEGNPGSSSSRPEGGATRSQAQLVKDRNSMLRLTSIGSDDDDDTDGGERDRGPSSSSGGGGGNSEHQRRVQMTWTKEKTSHYRATHSGCSTPEGFRDMLSIRPDHSNVRRMHTAVKLNEVIVNKSHDARLVLLNMPGPPRNSEGDENYMEFLEVLTEGLERVLLVRGGGSEVITIYS, from the exons ATGGCATCAGTGCGCTTCACGGTGACGCCCACCAAGGCAGAGGACCTCCCGGGTCTGTCGGACACTTCTCCTGACATCAGCTCCCGCTCCGGCGCCCGCGTTCGCTTCGGCTCCAGGGAGAGCGTCAACCGGAGTGACCCGCTCAGCGACGCATCAGGGGGAGCAGGGACGGAGACGCCCGACCACAGCAGTGTGGAACAAG GTGATGGGAATTCAAAGATCTCCAGCGTCTACATCAACAACAGTCATTGTCTGGACGACGATGATTTCTACGACAAGAACTTGGCCTTGTTTGAG GAGGAGATGGACACTCGGCCCAAAGTGTCGTCTCTGCTCAGTCGTCTGGCGAACTACACCAACCTGACGCAGGGCGCCAAGGAGCACGAGGAGGCAGAGAGCATCGGCGAGAAGAAGAAAGCCGGCAAG TCGCCACACATGGGGACTTTCATGGGCGTCTACCTGCCTTGTCTCCAGAACATCTTCGGCGTCATCTTGTTCCTGCGGTTGACGTGGGTGGTGGGGAACGCTGGCGTGCTGCAGGCTCTGTGCATCGTCTTCATATGCTGTTGCTGT acacTGCTTACTGCGATATCCATGAGTGCAATCGCCACTAATGGAGTTGTACCAG CCGGGGGCTCGTACTTCATGATCAGTCGCTCTCTGGGTCCAGAGTTCGGGGGGGCGGTGGGCCTCTGTTTCTACCTGGGCACCACTTTTGCCGGAGCCATGTACATCCTGGGAGCCATCGAGATCCTGCTG ATGTACATGGCACCAAATGCGGCCATTTTTGAGTCCAAGTCCCCCGAAGGCGAAGGGGCGGCAATGTTGAACAACATGCGTGTCTACGGCTCCATCTGCCTCCTGCTCATGTCCCTGCTTGTCTTTGTGGGTGTGAAGTACGTCAACAAACTGGCCTCCATCTTCTTGGCCTGCGTCATCGTCTCCATTGTTTCCATCTATGTCGGAGCACTGGTCTCCGCCTTCAAACCGCCACAGTTTCC CGTGTGCATGCTGGGTAACCGAACCATCAACGGTCATGAAATCGATGACAGCCAGTGTGCAAAGACCATCCTCCTGCCGATCCACGAGCCAGTGGAGAGAGATGACTTCAACTTCACAACCATCAGTG TAGAAAACAGCACTGCAGGtccgacctttgaccccagcCCCGCTCCCTCTCTGGTGGAGAAGACCACTTATCTGTGGAAGCAGTTTTGTCAGAGCCCAGAGCTCAACTCCTCCTGTGACCAATACTTCACGTCCAACAACTTCTCTGAGATTGAAGGGATCCCCGGTCTGGCCAGTGGCATCATTTCag AGAACGTGTGGAGCTCGTACCTCAGCAAAGGAGACGTGGTGGAGAAaagctccctcagctcctctcatCTCGCTCCTCCGGCCTCCACCCACCAGCCATACGTGTTCACTGACATCGCCACATCCTTCACGCTGCTGGTCGGCATCTTCTTCCCCTCGGTCACAG GAATCATGGCTGGTTCAAACCGGTCGGGGGATCTGAAAGATGCCCAGCGCTCAATCCCCATTGGAACCATCCTCGCCATCCTCACCACCTCCATCGTCT ACCTGAGCAGCGTGGTTTTGTTCGGCGCCTGCATCGAGGGCGTGGTCCTCCGAGACAA GTTTGGCGACTCAGTGAAAGGGAACCTGGTGGTGGGGACTCTGGCATGGCCGAGTCCCTGGGTCATTGTCATCGGCTCGTTCTTCTCCACGTGCGGCGCCGGCCTCCAGTCGCTGACCGGCGCTCCCAGACTCCTGCAGGCCATCGCTAAGGACAACATCATCCCCTTCCTCCGG GTGTTCGGCCACGGGAAGGCGAACGGGGAGCCGACCTGGGCCCTGCTGCTGACCACCCTGATTGCTGAACTGGGGATTCTCATCGCCTCTCTGGACCTGGTGGCTCCCATCCTGACTAT GTTCTTCCTGATGTGTTATCTCTTCGTGAATCTGGCCTGTGCCCTCCAGACCCTCTTGAGGTCACCCAACTGGAGGCCACGCTTTTCTTACTACCACTG GACCTTGTCGTTTTTGGGGATGACTATCTGCCTTGCGCTGATGTTCATATCCTCTTGGTACTACGCAATCGTTGCCATGGTGATCGCTGGCATGATCTACAAATATATTGAGTATCACGG AGCGGAGAAAGAGTGGGGGGATGGGATCCGCGGTCTTTCGCTCAGTGCTGCTCGTTTCGCCCTCCTGAGGCTGGAAGAGGGACCACCGCACACGAAGAACTGGAG GCCTCAGCTGTTAGTTTTACTCAAACTGGACGAAGACGCTCACGTCAAGTCTCCTCGCCTGTTGACGTTTGCCAGCCAGCTGAAGGCGGGAAAGGGTCTGACCATTGTCGGCACTGTCGTGTCTGGAAACTTCCTTCAGAGCTACGGAGAAGCGCTCGCTGCCGAGCAG ACACTGAAGCACCTGATGGACAAAGAGCGAGTGAAGGGCTTCTGTCAGTGCATCGTGGCTCAGAAGCCTCGTGAAGGCATCAGCCACATGATCCAGTCCAGCGGCCTGGGAGGAATGAGACCCAACACCGTGGTGATGGGCTGGCCTCACGCCTGGAGGCAGAGCGAGGACCCACAGTCCTGGAAGACCTTCATCA ACACGGTGCGGGTGACCACAGCAGGACACCTCGCGCTGCTGGTGCCCAAAAACATCTCTCTGTTCCCCAGCAACAGCGAACCCTGCTCAGAGGGCTACATCGACGTCTGGTGGATCGTCCATGACGGGgggatgctgatgctgctgcccTTCCTCCTGCGTCAACACAAG gtgtggAGGAAATGTGGGATGCGAATCTTCACAGTGGCCCAGATGGAGGATAATTCAATCCAGATGAAGAAGGATTTGGCAACCTTTCTCTATCACCTCCGCATCGAGGCTGAGGTGGAAGTCGTCGAGATG CATGACAGTGACATCAGTGCGTACACGTACGAACGGACCCTGATGATGGAGCAGAGGTCGCAGATGCTCCGACAGATGCGACTGTCTAAATCGGACCGGGACAAAGAG GGAAACCctggtagcagcagcagtaggcCAGAAGGTGGCGCTACACGGTCTCAG GCTCAGCTGGTGAAGGACCGGAACTCGATGCTGCGTCTGACGAGCATCGGAtcggacgacgacgacgacacggACGGTGGCGAGCGGGACAGGgggccgagcagcagcagcgggggcggcggcggcaactCTGAACACCAGCGCCGAGTTCAGATGACCTGGACCAAAGAGAAGACGTCTCACTACAGAGCCACACACTCGGGCTGCTCCACACCTGAGGGCTTCAGGGACATGCTGAGCATCAGGCC GGATCACTCCAATGTCCGAAGGATGCACACCGCCGTCAAACTCAACGAGGTCATCGTCAACAAGTCCCACGACGCCAGACTGGTACTGCTCAACATGCCGGGACCCCCGAGGAACTCGGAGGGAGACGAGAACT ACATGGAGTTCCTGGAGGTTCTGACCGAAGGACTGGAGCGGGTCCTGTTggtccgaggaggaggaagtgaagttATCACCATTTACTCCTGa
- the LOC118290498 gene encoding solute carrier family 12 member 6-like isoform X2, translating to MASVRFTVTPTKAEDLPGLSDTSPDISSRSGARVRFGSRESVNRSDPLSDASGGAGTETPDHSSVEQGDGNSKISSVYINNSHCLDDDDFYDKNLALFEEEMDTRPKVSSLLSRLANYTNLTQGAKEHEEAESIGEKKKAGKSPHMGTFMGVYLPCLQNIFGVILFLRLTWVVGNAGVLQALCIVFICCCCTLLTAISMSAIATNGVVPAGGSYFMISRSLGPEFGGAVGLCFYLGTTFAGAMYILGAIEILLMYMAPNAAIFESKSPEGEGAAMLNNMRVYGSICLLLMSLLVFVGVKYVNKLASIFLACVIVSIVSIYVGALVSAFKPPQFPVCMLGNRTINGHEIDDSQCAKTILLPIHEPVERDDFNFTTISENSTAGPTFDPSPAPSLVEKTTYLWKQFCQSPELNSSCDQYFTSNNFSEIEGIPGLASGIISENVWSSYLSKGDVVEKSSLSSSHLAPPASTHQPYVFTDIATSFTLLVGIFFPSVTGIMAGSNRSGDLKDAQRSIPIGTILAILTTSIVYLSSVVLFGACIEGVVLRDKFGDSVKGNLVVGTLAWPSPWVIVIGSFFSTCGAGLQSLTGAPRLLQAIAKDNIIPFLRVFGHGKANGEPTWALLLTTLIAELGILIASLDLVAPILTMFFLMCYLFVNLACALQTLLRSPNWRPRFSYYHWTLSFLGMTICLALMFISSWYYAIVAMVIAGMIYKYIEYHGAEKEWGDGIRGLSLSAARFALLRLEEGPPHTKNWRPQLLVLLKLDEDAHVKSPRLLTFASQLKAGKGLTIVGTVVSGNFLQSYGEALAAEQTLKHLMDKERVKGFCQCIVAQKPREGISHMIQSSGLGGMRPNTVVMGWPHAWRQSEDPQSWKTFINTVRVTTAGHLALLVPKNISLFPSNSEPCSEGYIDVWWIVHDGGMLMLLPFLLRQHKVWRKCGMRIFTVAQMEDNSIQMKKDLATFLYHLRIEAEVEVVEMHDSDISAYTYERTLMMEQRSQMLRQMRLSKSDRDKEGNPGSSSSRPEGGATRSQAQLVKDRNSMLRLTSIGSDDDDDTDGGERDRGPSSSSGGGGGNSEHQRRVQMTWTKEKTSHYRATHSGCSTPEGFRDMLSIRPDHSNVRRMHTAVKLNEVIVNKSHDARLVLLNMPGPPRNSEGDENYMEFLEVLTEGLERVLLVRGGGSEVITIYS from the exons ATGGCATCAGTGCGCTTCACGGTGACGCCCACCAAGGCAGAGGACCTCCCGGGTCTGTCGGACACTTCTCCTGACATCAGCTCCCGCTCCGGCGCCCGCGTTCGCTTCGGCTCCAGGGAGAGCGTCAACCGGAGTGACCCGCTCAGCGACGCATCAGGGGGAGCAGGGACGGAGACGCCCGACCACAGCAGTGTGGAACAAG GTGATGGGAATTCAAAGATCTCCAGCGTCTACATCAACAACAGTCATTGTCTGGACGACGATGATTTCTACGACAAGAACTTGGCCTTGTTTGAG GAGGAGATGGACACTCGGCCCAAAGTGTCGTCTCTGCTCAGTCGTCTGGCGAACTACACCAACCTGACGCAGGGCGCCAAGGAGCACGAGGAGGCAGAGAGCATCGGCGAGAAGAAGAAAGCCGGCAAG TCGCCACACATGGGGACTTTCATGGGCGTCTACCTGCCTTGTCTCCAGAACATCTTCGGCGTCATCTTGTTCCTGCGGTTGACGTGGGTGGTGGGGAACGCTGGCGTGCTGCAGGCTCTGTGCATCGTCTTCATATGCTGTTGCTGT acacTGCTTACTGCGATATCCATGAGTGCAATCGCCACTAATGGAGTTGTACCAG CCGGGGGCTCGTACTTCATGATCAGTCGCTCTCTGGGTCCAGAGTTCGGGGGGGCGGTGGGCCTCTGTTTCTACCTGGGCACCACTTTTGCCGGAGCCATGTACATCCTGGGAGCCATCGAGATCCTGCTG ATGTACATGGCACCAAATGCGGCCATTTTTGAGTCCAAGTCCCCCGAAGGCGAAGGGGCGGCAATGTTGAACAACATGCGTGTCTACGGCTCCATCTGCCTCCTGCTCATGTCCCTGCTTGTCTTTGTGGGTGTGAAGTACGTCAACAAACTGGCCTCCATCTTCTTGGCCTGCGTCATCGTCTCCATTGTTTCCATCTATGTCGGAGCACTGGTCTCCGCCTTCAAACCGCCACAGTTTCC CGTGTGCATGCTGGGTAACCGAACCATCAACGGTCATGAAATCGATGACAGCCAGTGTGCAAAGACCATCCTCCTGCCGATCCACGAGCCAGTGGAGAGAGATGACTTCAACTTCACAACCATCAGTG AAAACAGCACTGCAGGtccgacctttgaccccagcCCCGCTCCCTCTCTGGTGGAGAAGACCACTTATCTGTGGAAGCAGTTTTGTCAGAGCCCAGAGCTCAACTCCTCCTGTGACCAATACTTCACGTCCAACAACTTCTCTGAGATTGAAGGGATCCCCGGTCTGGCCAGTGGCATCATTTCag AGAACGTGTGGAGCTCGTACCTCAGCAAAGGAGACGTGGTGGAGAAaagctccctcagctcctctcatCTCGCTCCTCCGGCCTCCACCCACCAGCCATACGTGTTCACTGACATCGCCACATCCTTCACGCTGCTGGTCGGCATCTTCTTCCCCTCGGTCACAG GAATCATGGCTGGTTCAAACCGGTCGGGGGATCTGAAAGATGCCCAGCGCTCAATCCCCATTGGAACCATCCTCGCCATCCTCACCACCTCCATCGTCT ACCTGAGCAGCGTGGTTTTGTTCGGCGCCTGCATCGAGGGCGTGGTCCTCCGAGACAA GTTTGGCGACTCAGTGAAAGGGAACCTGGTGGTGGGGACTCTGGCATGGCCGAGTCCCTGGGTCATTGTCATCGGCTCGTTCTTCTCCACGTGCGGCGCCGGCCTCCAGTCGCTGACCGGCGCTCCCAGACTCCTGCAGGCCATCGCTAAGGACAACATCATCCCCTTCCTCCGG GTGTTCGGCCACGGGAAGGCGAACGGGGAGCCGACCTGGGCCCTGCTGCTGACCACCCTGATTGCTGAACTGGGGATTCTCATCGCCTCTCTGGACCTGGTGGCTCCCATCCTGACTAT GTTCTTCCTGATGTGTTATCTCTTCGTGAATCTGGCCTGTGCCCTCCAGACCCTCTTGAGGTCACCCAACTGGAGGCCACGCTTTTCTTACTACCACTG GACCTTGTCGTTTTTGGGGATGACTATCTGCCTTGCGCTGATGTTCATATCCTCTTGGTACTACGCAATCGTTGCCATGGTGATCGCTGGCATGATCTACAAATATATTGAGTATCACGG AGCGGAGAAAGAGTGGGGGGATGGGATCCGCGGTCTTTCGCTCAGTGCTGCTCGTTTCGCCCTCCTGAGGCTGGAAGAGGGACCACCGCACACGAAGAACTGGAG GCCTCAGCTGTTAGTTTTACTCAAACTGGACGAAGACGCTCACGTCAAGTCTCCTCGCCTGTTGACGTTTGCCAGCCAGCTGAAGGCGGGAAAGGGTCTGACCATTGTCGGCACTGTCGTGTCTGGAAACTTCCTTCAGAGCTACGGAGAAGCGCTCGCTGCCGAGCAG ACACTGAAGCACCTGATGGACAAAGAGCGAGTGAAGGGCTTCTGTCAGTGCATCGTGGCTCAGAAGCCTCGTGAAGGCATCAGCCACATGATCCAGTCCAGCGGCCTGGGAGGAATGAGACCCAACACCGTGGTGATGGGCTGGCCTCACGCCTGGAGGCAGAGCGAGGACCCACAGTCCTGGAAGACCTTCATCA ACACGGTGCGGGTGACCACAGCAGGACACCTCGCGCTGCTGGTGCCCAAAAACATCTCTCTGTTCCCCAGCAACAGCGAACCCTGCTCAGAGGGCTACATCGACGTCTGGTGGATCGTCCATGACGGGgggatgctgatgctgctgcccTTCCTCCTGCGTCAACACAAG gtgtggAGGAAATGTGGGATGCGAATCTTCACAGTGGCCCAGATGGAGGATAATTCAATCCAGATGAAGAAGGATTTGGCAACCTTTCTCTATCACCTCCGCATCGAGGCTGAGGTGGAAGTCGTCGAGATG CATGACAGTGACATCAGTGCGTACACGTACGAACGGACCCTGATGATGGAGCAGAGGTCGCAGATGCTCCGACAGATGCGACTGTCTAAATCGGACCGGGACAAAGAG GGAAACCctggtagcagcagcagtaggcCAGAAGGTGGCGCTACACGGTCTCAG GCTCAGCTGGTGAAGGACCGGAACTCGATGCTGCGTCTGACGAGCATCGGAtcggacgacgacgacgacacggACGGTGGCGAGCGGGACAGGgggccgagcagcagcagcgggggcggcggcggcaactCTGAACACCAGCGCCGAGTTCAGATGACCTGGACCAAAGAGAAGACGTCTCACTACAGAGCCACACACTCGGGCTGCTCCACACCTGAGGGCTTCAGGGACATGCTGAGCATCAGGCC GGATCACTCCAATGTCCGAAGGATGCACACCGCCGTCAAACTCAACGAGGTCATCGTCAACAAGTCCCACGACGCCAGACTGGTACTGCTCAACATGCCGGGACCCCCGAGGAACTCGGAGGGAGACGAGAACT ACATGGAGTTCCTGGAGGTTCTGACCGAAGGACTGGAGCGGGTCCTGTTggtccgaggaggaggaagtgaagttATCACCATTTACTCCTGa
- the LOC118290498 gene encoding solute carrier family 12 member 6-like isoform X3: protein MASVRFTVTPTKAEDLPGLSDTSPDISSRSGARVRFGSRESVNRSDPLSDASGGAGTETPDHSSVEQGDGNSKISSVYINNSHCLDDDDFYDKNLALFEEEMDTRPKVSSLLSRLANYTNLTQGAKEHEEAESIGEKKKAGKSPHMGTFMGVYLPCLQNIFGVILFLRLTWVVGNAGVLQALCIVFICCCCTLLTAISMSAIATNGVVPAGGSYFMISRSLGPEFGGAVGLCFYLGTTFAGAMYILGAIEILLMYMAPNAAIFESKSPEGEGAAMLNNMRVYGSICLLLMSLLVFVGVKYVNKLASIFLACVIVSIVSIYVGALVSAFKPPQFPVCMLGNRTINGHEIDDSQCAKTILLPIHEPVERDDFNFTTISVENSTAGPTFDPSPAPSLVEKTTYLWKQFCQSPELNSSCDQYFTSNNFSEIEGIPGLASGIISENVWSSYLSKGDVVEKSSLSSSHLAPPASTHQPYVFTDIATSFTLLVGIFFPSVTGIMAGSNRSGDLKDAQRSIPIGTILAILTTSIVYLSSVVLFGACIEGVVLRDKFGDSVKGNLVVGTLAWPSPWVIVIGSFFSTCGAGLQSLTGAPRLLQAIAKDNIIPFLRVFGHGKANGEPTWALLLTTLIAELGILIASLDLVAPILTMFFLMCYLFVNLACALQTLLRSPNWRPRFSYYHWTLSFLGMTICLALMFISSWYYAIVAMVIAGMIYKYIEYHGAEKEWGDGIRGLSLSAARFALLRLEEGPPHTKNWRPQLLVLLKLDEDAHVKSPRLLTFASQLKAGKGLTIVGTVVSGNFLQSYGEALAAEQTLKHLMDKERVKGFCQCIVAQKPREGISHMIQSSGLGGMRPNTVVMGWPHAWRQSEDPQSWKTFINTVRVTTAGHLALLVPKNISLFPSNSEPCSEGYIDVWWIVHDGGMLMLLPFLLRQHKVWRKCGMRIFTVAQMEDNSIQMKKDLATFLYHLRIEAEVEVVEMHDSDISAYTYERTLMMEQRSQMLRQMRLSKSDRDKEAQLVKDRNSMLRLTSIGSDDDDDTDGGERDRGPSSSSGGGGGNSEHQRRVQMTWTKEKTSHYRATHSGCSTPEGFRDMLSIRPDHSNVRRMHTAVKLNEVIVNKSHDARLVLLNMPGPPRNSEGDENYMEFLEVLTEGLERVLLVRGGGSEVITIYS from the exons ATGGCATCAGTGCGCTTCACGGTGACGCCCACCAAGGCAGAGGACCTCCCGGGTCTGTCGGACACTTCTCCTGACATCAGCTCCCGCTCCGGCGCCCGCGTTCGCTTCGGCTCCAGGGAGAGCGTCAACCGGAGTGACCCGCTCAGCGACGCATCAGGGGGAGCAGGGACGGAGACGCCCGACCACAGCAGTGTGGAACAAG GTGATGGGAATTCAAAGATCTCCAGCGTCTACATCAACAACAGTCATTGTCTGGACGACGATGATTTCTACGACAAGAACTTGGCCTTGTTTGAG GAGGAGATGGACACTCGGCCCAAAGTGTCGTCTCTGCTCAGTCGTCTGGCGAACTACACCAACCTGACGCAGGGCGCCAAGGAGCACGAGGAGGCAGAGAGCATCGGCGAGAAGAAGAAAGCCGGCAAG TCGCCACACATGGGGACTTTCATGGGCGTCTACCTGCCTTGTCTCCAGAACATCTTCGGCGTCATCTTGTTCCTGCGGTTGACGTGGGTGGTGGGGAACGCTGGCGTGCTGCAGGCTCTGTGCATCGTCTTCATATGCTGTTGCTGT acacTGCTTACTGCGATATCCATGAGTGCAATCGCCACTAATGGAGTTGTACCAG CCGGGGGCTCGTACTTCATGATCAGTCGCTCTCTGGGTCCAGAGTTCGGGGGGGCGGTGGGCCTCTGTTTCTACCTGGGCACCACTTTTGCCGGAGCCATGTACATCCTGGGAGCCATCGAGATCCTGCTG ATGTACATGGCACCAAATGCGGCCATTTTTGAGTCCAAGTCCCCCGAAGGCGAAGGGGCGGCAATGTTGAACAACATGCGTGTCTACGGCTCCATCTGCCTCCTGCTCATGTCCCTGCTTGTCTTTGTGGGTGTGAAGTACGTCAACAAACTGGCCTCCATCTTCTTGGCCTGCGTCATCGTCTCCATTGTTTCCATCTATGTCGGAGCACTGGTCTCCGCCTTCAAACCGCCACAGTTTCC CGTGTGCATGCTGGGTAACCGAACCATCAACGGTCATGAAATCGATGACAGCCAGTGTGCAAAGACCATCCTCCTGCCGATCCACGAGCCAGTGGAGAGAGATGACTTCAACTTCACAACCATCAGTG TAGAAAACAGCACTGCAGGtccgacctttgaccccagcCCCGCTCCCTCTCTGGTGGAGAAGACCACTTATCTGTGGAAGCAGTTTTGTCAGAGCCCAGAGCTCAACTCCTCCTGTGACCAATACTTCACGTCCAACAACTTCTCTGAGATTGAAGGGATCCCCGGTCTGGCCAGTGGCATCATTTCag AGAACGTGTGGAGCTCGTACCTCAGCAAAGGAGACGTGGTGGAGAAaagctccctcagctcctctcatCTCGCTCCTCCGGCCTCCACCCACCAGCCATACGTGTTCACTGACATCGCCACATCCTTCACGCTGCTGGTCGGCATCTTCTTCCCCTCGGTCACAG GAATCATGGCTGGTTCAAACCGGTCGGGGGATCTGAAAGATGCCCAGCGCTCAATCCCCATTGGAACCATCCTCGCCATCCTCACCACCTCCATCGTCT ACCTGAGCAGCGTGGTTTTGTTCGGCGCCTGCATCGAGGGCGTGGTCCTCCGAGACAA GTTTGGCGACTCAGTGAAAGGGAACCTGGTGGTGGGGACTCTGGCATGGCCGAGTCCCTGGGTCATTGTCATCGGCTCGTTCTTCTCCACGTGCGGCGCCGGCCTCCAGTCGCTGACCGGCGCTCCCAGACTCCTGCAGGCCATCGCTAAGGACAACATCATCCCCTTCCTCCGG GTGTTCGGCCACGGGAAGGCGAACGGGGAGCCGACCTGGGCCCTGCTGCTGACCACCCTGATTGCTGAACTGGGGATTCTCATCGCCTCTCTGGACCTGGTGGCTCCCATCCTGACTAT GTTCTTCCTGATGTGTTATCTCTTCGTGAATCTGGCCTGTGCCCTCCAGACCCTCTTGAGGTCACCCAACTGGAGGCCACGCTTTTCTTACTACCACTG GACCTTGTCGTTTTTGGGGATGACTATCTGCCTTGCGCTGATGTTCATATCCTCTTGGTACTACGCAATCGTTGCCATGGTGATCGCTGGCATGATCTACAAATATATTGAGTATCACGG AGCGGAGAAAGAGTGGGGGGATGGGATCCGCGGTCTTTCGCTCAGTGCTGCTCGTTTCGCCCTCCTGAGGCTGGAAGAGGGACCACCGCACACGAAGAACTGGAG GCCTCAGCTGTTAGTTTTACTCAAACTGGACGAAGACGCTCACGTCAAGTCTCCTCGCCTGTTGACGTTTGCCAGCCAGCTGAAGGCGGGAAAGGGTCTGACCATTGTCGGCACTGTCGTGTCTGGAAACTTCCTTCAGAGCTACGGAGAAGCGCTCGCTGCCGAGCAG ACACTGAAGCACCTGATGGACAAAGAGCGAGTGAAGGGCTTCTGTCAGTGCATCGTGGCTCAGAAGCCTCGTGAAGGCATCAGCCACATGATCCAGTCCAGCGGCCTGGGAGGAATGAGACCCAACACCGTGGTGATGGGCTGGCCTCACGCCTGGAGGCAGAGCGAGGACCCACAGTCCTGGAAGACCTTCATCA ACACGGTGCGGGTGACCACAGCAGGACACCTCGCGCTGCTGGTGCCCAAAAACATCTCTCTGTTCCCCAGCAACAGCGAACCCTGCTCAGAGGGCTACATCGACGTCTGGTGGATCGTCCATGACGGGgggatgctgatgctgctgcccTTCCTCCTGCGTCAACACAAG gtgtggAGGAAATGTGGGATGCGAATCTTCACAGTGGCCCAGATGGAGGATAATTCAATCCAGATGAAGAAGGATTTGGCAACCTTTCTCTATCACCTCCGCATCGAGGCTGAGGTGGAAGTCGTCGAGATG CATGACAGTGACATCAGTGCGTACACGTACGAACGGACCCTGATGATGGAGCAGAGGTCGCAGATGCTCCGACAGATGCGACTGTCTAAATCGGACCGGGACAAAGAG GCTCAGCTGGTGAAGGACCGGAACTCGATGCTGCGTCTGACGAGCATCGGAtcggacgacgacgacgacacggACGGTGGCGAGCGGGACAGGgggccgagcagcagcagcgggggcggcggcggcaactCTGAACACCAGCGCCGAGTTCAGATGACCTGGACCAAAGAGAAGACGTCTCACTACAGAGCCACACACTCGGGCTGCTCCACACCTGAGGGCTTCAGGGACATGCTGAGCATCAGGCC GGATCACTCCAATGTCCGAAGGATGCACACCGCCGTCAAACTCAACGAGGTCATCGTCAACAAGTCCCACGACGCCAGACTGGTACTGCTCAACATGCCGGGACCCCCGAGGAACTCGGAGGGAGACGAGAACT ACATGGAGTTCCTGGAGGTTCTGACCGAAGGACTGGAGCGGGTCCTGTTggtccgaggaggaggaagtgaagttATCACCATTTACTCCTGa